The following proteins are encoded in a genomic region of Populus trichocarpa isolate Nisqually-1 chromosome 13, P.trichocarpa_v4.1, whole genome shotgun sequence:
- the LOC7473291 gene encoding DNA polymerase zeta catalytic subunit isoform X1 gives MADSQPADSSKIFSLRIVSIDHYMSPPIPGVDICYSSFQGGKVNEVPVIRVYGSTPAGQKTCLHVHRAFPYLYVPCLDIPINGNREGDAYTHAISLALEKALKLKGNVGSKRQHVHGCSLVRAKKFYGYHSDEELFVKIYLYYPHDVSRAANLLLSGAVFDKSLQPHESHIPFILQFLVDYNLYGMGHLHLSKMKFRNPVPDSFTPRKFSNQRQDGPEMDESTCISADFQADSSSGQCLVSPVWISSTIPSSWMWQFSSEFDVSSDQDMQRCKRQSVCNLEGDATIDDILNQQSKMYTSLSQARSDVKMVQSLIPIWEEEHERTGINEVTILPDPGKPLPGDVLKTLLHALEFERKLSELCIKTEGDLPLSESKINVLPTVTFTTDGENLAEHENVNSDNANEEFLKCSAEQDTIQSSAQGSVCEETDATPTEMKDLCLKLSSEIIGTVDPKVADEEALGLLRWLATSQAAEDINSDDELICDTILSPLLPAATIDKVLEKANIDYESESQKECQDILDSIEDLVNFEVFKEKASHSVDHSPQTSLEKKVLQSDTLRSSPYGSAGSSFKVESKSECKGYSQDQILPTTDSCISNKQKRNRSLWCSLPFSINQKANDDPEVARSKVVDLHVDESKNYAGTVMTGNEEAKCSDALVNADKNACEASVLVGCSVRDMMRRKRSRRTAQHGDGSVRVKNVHLGGEQDESNTLFPKQLDLHILPNDENDKRVYGPLDFRPSVNNQQTEFLETCAPKAIPHASSSASSMQVVTNPLSADTRREELQCTFTPPKQDAVVSMVGCEINKGKEFDFGGVTSIEPITSTVSSKFDSLPDNYLSKHILLADKRLERTEAAGSNCSPALPIDHDMFARDSYKPKYVHQGRISLQNLYDIPTTHLIGMGMSVDTGLQSENCAANQEGDSGLSILGSSAPEAFKMGGETIDLLGMTFCKKPPTAEWKDGASENVSFSPAPSFLPSSANVENKDRTSGCIFNFLGEHLPFFDGDYHDKKGVEIKSSSNIDFNAPQEAIIGVPTHYLNDGSVLYLLTHVFSPPSVDSVHRWLLCDDKDALRELNAVSAEPLLMKGSSEIGSQSSLPIHCDKVLTEPTPVAHLMPILNQAPQATNMNDNAESHLSSDEAQRKLQSEGNIMKLNPCTNCPMDISQISGPDRTSRLTPLSQIGFRDSASVGAGQQLTSLSIEVQAESRGDLRPNPRFDAINVVVLAFQNDGDSAVEVHVLLCSKSESCQRSYDGTSGCSVLVFSEEKHLFSHFMAIIVSFDPDILMGWDVQGGSLGFLAERAAHLGIGLLNNISRTPSEANIDVGERENSGKVILDTMLKESLITDSALVEDTVIEDEWGRTHASGVHVGGRVVLNVWRLMRGEVKLNMYTVEAVGEALLRRKIPSIPYKVLTKWFASGPGRARYRCIEYMIDRAKLNLEIMNQLDMINRTSELARVFGIDFFSVLSRGSQYRVESMFLRLAHTQNYLAISPGNQQVASQPAMECLPLVMEPESGFYADPVVVLDFQSLYPSMIIAYNLCFCTCLGNVAPSKANTLGVSSFSTDPSVLRDLKDKILLTPNGTMYVPSEIRKGVLPRLLEEILSTRIMLKQAMKKLAPSQQVLHRIFNARQLALKLIANVTYGYTAAGFSGRMPCAELADSIVQCGRSTLEKAISLVNANEKWKAKVIYGDTDSMFVLLKGRSVKESFQIGREIASAVTAINPDPVTLKLEKVYHPCFLLTKKRYVGYSYESADQIEPMFDAKGIETVRRDTCGAVAKIMEQSLRIFFEHEDISEVKTYLQRQWTRILSGRVSLQDFVFAKEVRLGTYSTRASAALPPAAIVATKAMRTDPRAEPCYAERVPYVVIHGEPGARLVDMVVDPLDLLAIDSPFRLNDVYYITKQIIPALQRVFGLLGADLNQWFSEMPRPAREALSKHPSYAPNPQRTRIDYYYLSKHCVLCGELVQASAHICNKCSQREIAAATAVIGRTSKLEKEMQHLAAICRHCGGGDWLLESGIKCTSLACSVFYERRKVQRELQGLSAVAGDVGLYPKCMVEWF, from the exons ATGGCAGATTCACAGCCTGCGGATTCTTCAAAAATCTTCAGCCTTCGAATCGTATCGATCGATCACTACATGTCGCCTCCGATTCCTGGCGTCGATATTTGTTACAGTAGCTTTCAAG GCGGAAAAGTGAATGAAGTTCCAGTAATTAGGGTTTATGGCTCTACACCTGCTGGTCAGAAGACTTGTTTGCATGTTCATCGC GCTTTTCCATATTTATATGTACCATGTTTGGATATTCCGATTAATGGAAATCGGGAAG GAGATGCTTACACACATGCTATTTCGCTTGCTCTTGAGAAAGCATTGAAG CTTAAAGGAAATGTGGGTTCGAAAAGACAGCATGTGCATGGCTGTAGTCTTGTGAGAGCAAAGAAGTTTTATGGTTACCATTCAGATGAGGAGTTGTTTGTCAAGATATACCT ATATTATCCACATGATGTCTCTCGTGCTGCTAACCTTCTTCTG TCAGGTGCAGTTTTTGATAAAAGCTTGCAGCCTCATGAATCTCATATTCCTTTCATTCTCCAGTTTCTG GTTGACTATAACTTGTATGGAATGGGTCATTTACATTTATCGAAGATGAAGTTCCGTAATCCAGTACCGGATTCTTTTACCCCAAGAAAATTTAGTAACCAACGTCAAGATGGACCAGAGATGGATGAATCAACTTGCATTTCTGCTGATTTTCAG GCAGATTCAAGTAGTGGTCAGTGTTTGGTTTCCCCAGTTTGGATCTCATCTACTATTCCTAGCAGTTGGATGTGGCAATTTTCCAGTGAATTCGATGTTTCATCAGACCAAGACATGCAACGTTGTAAACGTCAAAGCGTTTGTAACCTTGAGGGAGATGCCACCATTGATG ATATTCTTAATCAGCAAAGTAAAATGTATACATCCCTCTCACAAGCACGTTCAGATGTGAAAATGGTGCAATCACTTATACCCATTTGGGAG GAAGAGCATGAAAGGACTGGCATTAATGAGGTTACCATTCTGCCTGATCCAGGAAAACCACTTCCAGGGGATGTTTTGAAAACTCTGTTACATGCTcttgaatttgagagaaaacTTTCTGAATTGTGTATCAAGACAGAAGGCGATTTACCTTTGAGtgaaagtaaaataaatgttttgccGACAGTGACTTTTACAACTGATGGAGAAAATTTGGCTGAACATGAAAATGTCAATTCTGATAATGCCAACGAAGAATTTTTAAAGTGCTCTGCAGAACAAGACACTATTCAATCTTCAGCACAAGGTTCTGTATGTGAAGAGACGGATGCAACACCCACGGAAATGAAGGATTTGTGTTTGAAACTATCATCTGAAATAATTGGAACAGTGGATCCAAAG GTTGCAGATGAAGAAGCCTTGGGCCTTTTAAGGTGGCTTGCCACTTCCCAGGCTGCTGAAGATATAAACTCTGATGATGAACTTATTTGTGACACAATTCTGAGTCCCCTTTTACCTGCAGCGACCATTGATAAAGTTCTGGAGAAAGCTAATATAGATTATGAGAGTGAGTCTCAAAAAGAGTGTCAGGATATTCTTGATTCAATTGAGGATTTAGTTAACTTCGAGGTTTTTAAGGAGAAAGCTTCTCATTCTGTTGATCATAGTCCTCAAACTTCATTAGAGAAAAAAGTTCTCCAGTCTGATACTTTGCGCTCATCTCCTTATGGATCAGCTGGAAGTTCATTTAAGGTGGAGTCGAAAAGTGAATGTAAAGGGTATTCACAGGATCAGATATTACCGACTACTGACAGCTGCATCAGTAATAAGCAGAAAAGGAATAGGTCATTGTGGTGCTCTTTACCTTTTTCTATAAACCAAAAGGCGAATGATGACCCAGAAGTTGCCAGGTCCAAAGTTGTTGATCTTCATGTTGATGAAAGTAAAAACTATGCTGGAACAGTTATGACTGGAAATGAAGAGGCAAAATGCTCTGATGCCTTAGTAAATGCAGATAAAAATGCTTGTGAAGCAAGTGTTTTGGTTGGATGTTCAGTGCGTGATATGATGAGAAGAAAACGGTCCCGCCGAACTGCTCAACATGGTGATGGATCTGTTCGGGTTAAAAATGTTCATTTGGGAGGAGAACAGGATGAATCCAATACTCTCTTTCCAAAACAATTGGATTTACATATACTACCTAATGATGAGAATGATAAAAGAGTTTATGGACCTCTGGACTTTAGGCCATCAGTTAACAACCAACAAACAGAGTTTTTGGAGACATGTGCCCCTAAAGCCATACCCCATGCATCCAGCAGTGCTAGCTCAATGCAAGTTGTTACAAATCCTCTCTCAGCGGACACAAGGAGAGAAGAATTGCAATGCACTTTCACTCCCCCGAAGCAAGATGCTGTGGTTTCTATGGTTGGCTGTGAAATTAACAAAGGCAAAGAGTTTGATTTTGGAGGTGTAACCTCTATAGAACCCATAACCTCTACTGTCAGTTCCAAGTTTGATTCCTTACCTGATAATTACTTGTCTAAGCATATACTTTTGGCTGATAAGAGATTAGAGAGAACTGAAGCTGCTGGTTCAAACTGCTCACCAGCTTTGCCTATTGATCATGATATGTTTGCAAGAGATAGTTATAAGCCCAAATATGTTCATCAAGGCAGAATTTCCTTGCAGAATTTATATGACATACCAACTACGCATCTCATTGGCATGGGAATGTCAGTTGACACTGGTCTGCAGAGTGAGAACTGTGCTGCAAACCAGGAAGGAGATTCTGGTCTATCTATACTTGGAAGCTCAGCACCCGAGGCTTTCAAAATGGGAGGAGAAACCATAGACCTACTTGGGATGACCTTTTGCAAGAAGCCCCCCACTGCAGAATGGAAAGATGGAGCATCTGAAAATGTTTCATTTTCACCTGCTCCATCATTTCTTCCCTCTTCTGCAAATGTGGAAAACAAAGACAGGACATCAggttgcattttcaatttccttG GTGAACATCTCCCTTTTTTTGATGGAGATTATCATGATAAGAAAGGAGTGGAAATCAAGTCCTCTTCAAACATTGATTTCAATGCTCCACAAGAAGCTATCATTGGTGTCCCAACTCACTATCTTAACGATGGTTCGGTCCTGTACCTTTTGACACATGTGTTTTCACCCCCCTCTGTAGATAGTGTCCATAGATGGTTATTGTGTGATGATAAAG ATGCTTTGAGAGAACTCAATGCAGTGTCAGCAGAGCCTTTACTTATGAAAG GATCTTCTGAGATTGGTTCACAAAGCTCGTTACCCATTCATTGCGATAAGGTTTTAACTGAACCAACTCCTGTGGCTCATTTGATGCCTATCTTGAATCAAGCACCACAAGCAACAAATATGAATGATAATGCAGAATCTCACCTTTCTAGTGATGAGGCTCAAAGAAAATTGCAGAGTGAAGGAAAtatcatgaaactcaatccaTGCACCAATTGCCCCATGGATATCTCTCAAATTTCAGGCCCAGATAGGACATCAAGGCTCACTCCACTTAGTCAAATTGGGTTTCGGGATTCTGCCAGTGTTGGTGCCGGGCAACAACTGACATCATTAAGTATAGAG GTTCAAGCAGAATCTAGAGGAGATCTCCGACCAAATCCTCGGTTTGATGCCATCAATGTCGTGGTTCTTGCGTTTCAGAATGATGGTGACTCTGCTGTTGAAGTTCATGTGCTTTTATGTAGTAAAAGTGAATCTTGCCAAAG GAGTTATGATGGAACATCTGGGTGTAGTGTGCTTGTTTTCTCTGAGGAGAAGCACTTGTTTAGTCATTTTATGGCGATTATTGTTTCATTTGATCCAGATATTTTAATGGGTTGGGATGTACAAGGTGGTTCTCTTGGTTTTTTGGCTGAGAGGGCTGCACATCTTGGTATAGGCCTACTTAATAATATCTCTCGGACACCATCGGAAGCCAACATAGATGTTGGAGAAAGAGAAAATTCAGGAAAGGTAATACTAGATACTATGCTTAAAGAGTCATTAATTACTGATTCTGCACTTGTAGAAGATACAGTAATTGAGGATGAATGGGGCCGAACTCATGCCAGTGGTGTCCATGTCGGTGGTAGAGTTGTCCTCAATGTATGGCGACTGATGCGTGGTGAAGTAAAGCTTAACATGTATACTGTTGAAGCTGTTGGTGAAGCTCTTTTGAGGCGAAAAATACCATCAATTCCTTACAAAGTGTTGACAAAATGGTTTGCAAGTGGTCCTGGACGAGCCAGATATAGATGCATTGAATATATGATAGATAGAGCAAAATTGAACCTTGAGATAATGAATCAACTTGACATG ATAAATCGAACATCAGAACTTGCTCGTGTATTTGGCATTGacttcttttctgttctttctcgAGGTTCACAGTATCGTGTTGAATCTATGTTTCTGAGATTGGCACATACACAAAACTATCTTGCCATTTCTCCTGGGAATCAACAG GTGGCTTCTCAACCTGCAATGGAGTGTTTACCTCTGGTGATGGAGCCAGAATCTGGTTTTTATGCAGATCCAGTTGTTGTCTTGGATTTTCAGTCTCTTTATCCATCGATGATAATCGCATACAACCTTTGCTTTTGTACGTGTCTTGGAAATGTTGCACCTTCAAAGGCAAATACACTGGGGGTTAGTTCATTTTCAACAGATCCAAGTGTTTTGCgagatttgaaagataaaatactGCTTACTCCAAATGGCACTATGTATGTGCCTTCAGAG ATTCGAAAAGGTGTTCTGCCCCGTTTATTAGAGGAAATATTGTCAACTCGAATAATGCTGAAACAAGCAATGAAGAAGTTGGCTCCCTCACAACAAGTTCTTCACAGG ATATTTAATGCAAGACAGCTTGCTTTGAAGCTGATCGCAAATGTAACCTATGGCTATACAGCTGCTGGATTTAGTGGTCGCATGCCTTGTGCAGAGCTTGCTGACAGTATTGTTCAGTGTGGCCGAAGCACACTGGAAAAGGCTATTTCTTTGGTAAATGCAAATGAAAAGTGGAAGGCTAAAGTGATATATGGTGATACTGATAG CATGTTTGTCCTCCTCAAGGGACGCAGTGTCAAAGAATCTTTTCAAATTGGACGTGAAATAGCATCAGCTGTAACTGCAATTAACCCAGATCCAGTTACTCTCAAATTGGAGAAAGTCTATCATCCATGCTTCCTCCTTACTAAGAAACGCTATGTTGGTTACAGTTATGAGAGTGCTGATCAGATTGAACCTATGTTTGATGCTAAAGGTATCGAGACAGTTCGCAGAGATACTTGTGGTGCTGTTGCCAAGATAATGGAGCAGTCGCTGAGAATCTTTTTTGAACATGAAGACATCTCTGAG GTTAAAACATATTTGCAGCGTCAATGGACACGGATTCTATCTGGAAGAGTGTCTcttcaagattttgtttttgcaaaggAAGTTCGGTTGGGTACCTACAGTACAAGGGCTTCTGCAGCACTCCCACCAGCAGCAATTGTAGCTACAAAAGCAATGAGAACTGATCCCCGGGCAGAGCCATGCTATGCAGAGCGAGTGCCTTATGTTGTGATCCACGGGGAGCCAGGCGCTCGACTAGTGGATATGGTTGTTGATCCATTGGACCTCTTGGCCATTGATTCCCCTTTCAGATTAAATGATGTATATTACATCACCAAGCAGATAATCCCAGCTTTGCAGCGGGTTTTTGGACTTCTTGGTGCTGACTTAAACCAGTGGTTTTCAGAGATGCCCCGACCAGCCCGGGAAGCTCTTTCTAAGCACCCTTCATATGCTCCAAATCCTCAAAGAACCAGAATAGACTATTATTATCTTTCAAAACACTGTGTCCTTTGTGGTGAGTTGGTCCAAGCATCAGCACATATATGCAACAAGTGTTCACAGAGGGAAATTGCTGCTGCAACAGCTGTGATTGGAAGGACTTCCAAATTGGAGAAGGAGATGCAACACCTTGCTGCT ATATGTCGACATTGTGGAGGTGGGGACTGGCTTTTGGAGAGCGGGATCAAGTGCACCTCACTCGCATGCTCAGTGTTCTACGAGAGGCGTAAAGTTCAGAGAGAACTACAGGGTCTCTCTGCTGTTGCTGGAGATGTAGGTTTGTACCCTAAGTGTATGGTTGAATGGTTTTGA